GGACCTATTACTCTCGCCGATATTTCCGCTCGCCAGGGTGTGTCCATTTCCTATCTGGAGCAGCTTTTTGCCAAGCTTCGCCGCGGCAAGCTGGTGCAGAGTGTGCGTGGCCCCGGTGGCGGTTATCGGCTGGCCGGCGGGGCCGACTCGATCAGCGTCGCGCAGATCGTCGAAGCGGTGAATGATTCGATGGATGCGACGCGGTGCCTGGGCAAGGGCGACTGCCAGCACGGCGAGGTGTGTCTGACGCACCACCTGTGGTCCGATCTGAGTAACAGACTGCGTCAGTTTCTCAACGAAATCACGCTCGCCGAACTGGTGTCGCGTGACGATATTCAGCGAGTGCGCACCCGCCAGGATAGCCGTGGTTGCAATGGCGCAAGGCAGGCCGTAGCCGAGCTGGAACGCATCATCTAAGCGGCCCCAGAGCCGTCCGAACAGTGCGGTAGCCCAGGGAGGTTGCCGCTAGCCTGAGACAAAGCGCGGGATGTCGGGAATGACATGGCCGCAGAATGAGGTGATACCGTGAGCGAACAAGTCGAAAGTCTCATCAGGAAGGACTACGCGGCCGGATTTCATTCGACCATCGAGTCTGACACGCTTCCACCGGGACTGAACGAAGACGTCATCCGCTTCATCTCCGGCAAGAAAGAAGAGCCGGAGTGGATGCTCGAGTGGCGCCTCAAGGCCTATCACGCATGGCTGGAAATGGAAGAGCCGACCTGGGCGCACGTACACTATCCGGAAATCGACTTCCAGGCCGTGTCCTACTATTCCGCGCCCAAGAGCATGGCGGACAAACCCAAGAGTCTGGACGAAGTCGACCCCGAGCTGATCGCCACCTACGAGAAGCTTGGCATTCCACTCCACGAGCAGGAGATGCTCGCGGGTGTAGCCGTCGATGCGGTATTCGACTCGGTGTCTGTTGTTACCACCTTCCGCGCCAAGCTCGAGGAAGCGGGTGTGATCTTCTGTCCGATCAGCGAAGCGGTAAAGCGGTATCCTGACTTGGTCCGCAAGTATCTCGGCAGCGTCGTGCCGCAGCGCGACAACTACTACGCGGCGCTGAACTCGGCGGTCTTCTCCGATGGATCGTTCGTCTACATCCCGAAGGGTGTTCGCTGCCCGATGGAGCTGTCGACCTATTTCCGCATCAACGAAATGAACACCGGACAGTTCGAGCGCACCCTGATCGTCGCGGACGAAGGCTCGCACGTCAGCTATCTGGAAGGCTGTACGGCGCCGATGCGCGACGAGAATCAGTTGCATGCCGCAGTGGTGGAACTGGTCGCGCTGGACGGCGCACAGATCAAGTATTCCACGGTGCAGAACTGGTACCCGGGCAACGCGGAAGGCAAGGGTGGCATTTACAACTTCGTCACCAAGCGCGGCGTTGCTCACACCGATGCGAAGATTTCCTGGACCCAGGTCGAAACCGGCTCGGCCATCACCTGGAAGTATCCCAGCTGCATCCTCAAGGGTGATAACAGCGTGGGTGAGTTCTATTCAGTCGCGTTGACCAACAATTTCCAGCAGGCCGACACCGGTACCAAGATGATCCACCTCGGCAAGAACACCCGGTCGACCATCGTCGCCAAGGGCATATCGGCCGGGCGCAGCGACAGCGCCTATCGCGGTCTGGTGCGCATCAATCCGGGCGCCGAAGGCGCGCGAAATTATACCCAGTGTGACTCGCTGTTGATCGGCGACCGCTGCGGAGCGCATACCTTCCCGTACATCGAGAGCAAGAACCCGACCGCGGTGATCGAGCATGAGGCGACCACCTCGAAGGTCAGCGACGACCAGCTGTTCCTCTGTCAGCAGCGGGGCCTGGATGCGGAGAAAGCCATTTCCATGATCGTCAACGGCTTCTGCCGTGAGGTATTCAAGGAGCTGCCCATGGAGTTCGCTGTTGAAGCCGGCAAACTGCTTGAAGTCAGCCTTGAAGGCTCGGTGGGCTGATCGGCTCCACCTTGGCGATGCAAACGAATACACAGGATCAGGCGTTAATTATGTTATCTATCAAAAGCTTGTGCGCTAAAGTTGAAGAGAAGGATATCCTCAAGGGCCTTGACCTGGAGATAAAGCCAGGCGAAGTGCACGCGATCATGGGCCCCAATGGGTCGGGCAAGAGCACCCTGGGCAACATCCTGTCCGGTCGCCCCGGTTACGAAGCCACTGCCGGCAGCATTATGTTCAATGGTCAGGATCTGCTGGAAATGGATACCGAGGAGCGTGCGCGTGACGGGCTGTTCCTGGCATTCCAGTACCCGGTCGAGATTCCCGGCGTAAGCAACATGGAATTCCTCAAGGCATCGGTCGATGCCAAGCGCAAGCACAAGGGTCTGCCCGAGTTGTCGTCGGTCGAGTTCATGAAGCTGGCCCGCGAAACCAGCAAGCGCGTCAATCTGGATGCGAGCTTCCTCAAGCGCGGCGTTAACGAAGGCTTTTCCGGTGGCGAGAAGAAGCGCAACGAGATCATGCAGATGATGCTGCTTGAACCCCAGCTTTGCATACTCGATGAAACCGATTCCGGCCTGGATATCGACGCGCTGCAGGTTGTCGCTGATGGGGTCAACGCCATGCGCGATGGCCAGCGCAGCTTCATCGTCGTCACCCACTATCAGCGTTTGCTCGACTATATCGTGCCCGACTACGTCCACGTGCTCGCGGGTGGTCGGATCGTCAAGTCTGGTGACAAGAGCCTGGCGCTGGAGCTCGAAGCCAAGGGCTATGGCTGGATCGAAAACGAGGTGGCCTGACGCATGACAGACTTCAAGCAAAGCGCATTGCAGCTGGCTGCTCAGCAGAACAGTCCTGACTGGCTCGCTGACGTCCGCCAGCTCGGCGCTTCCCGGTGGACCGCGGCCAACTGGCCGGGGCGCAAGACCGAAGCGTGGAAGTACACGTCTCTCGCACCGCTGCAGAACGACAACCCGGCTCGATGGGCTACGGTTGTCGAGTCCGCCTGGCAGGACGAGATCGAGACCCTGCATCTTGACTGCACCCGGCTGGTTTTCGTCAATGGCCAGTTCTCGCCGTCCGACTCAAGTGCCTTGCCCGCCGAGGTGGTCCGCTTTGCCGATGCCAGTGCCCCGCAGCAGGATCTGATACGCCAGCATCTGGGCTCGGTGGTGGATAGTGAGCGGCATCTGTTTGCGGCGTTGAGTAACGCCTGGGCCGCT
Above is a window of Halopseudomonas nanhaiensis DNA encoding:
- the iscR gene encoding Fe-S cluster assembly transcriptional regulator IscR; translation: MRLTTKGRYAVTAMLDLALHQEQGPITLADISARQGVSISYLEQLFAKLRRGKLVQSVRGPGGGYRLAGGADSISVAQIVEAVNDSMDATRCLGKGDCQHGEVCLTHHLWSDLSNRLRQFLNEITLAELVSRDDIQRVRTRQDSRGCNGARQAVAELERII
- the sufB gene encoding Fe-S cluster assembly protein SufB; this encodes MSEQVESLIRKDYAAGFHSTIESDTLPPGLNEDVIRFISGKKEEPEWMLEWRLKAYHAWLEMEEPTWAHVHYPEIDFQAVSYYSAPKSMADKPKSLDEVDPELIATYEKLGIPLHEQEMLAGVAVDAVFDSVSVVTTFRAKLEEAGVIFCPISEAVKRYPDLVRKYLGSVVPQRDNYYAALNSAVFSDGSFVYIPKGVRCPMELSTYFRINEMNTGQFERTLIVADEGSHVSYLEGCTAPMRDENQLHAAVVELVALDGAQIKYSTVQNWYPGNAEGKGGIYNFVTKRGVAHTDAKISWTQVETGSAITWKYPSCILKGDNSVGEFYSVALTNNFQQADTGTKMIHLGKNTRSTIVAKGISAGRSDSAYRGLVRINPGAEGARNYTQCDSLLIGDRCGAHTFPYIESKNPTAVIEHEATTSKVSDDQLFLCQQRGLDAEKAISMIVNGFCREVFKELPMEFAVEAGKLLEVSLEGSVG
- the sufC gene encoding Fe-S cluster assembly ATPase SufC, whose protein sequence is MLSIKSLCAKVEEKDILKGLDLEIKPGEVHAIMGPNGSGKSTLGNILSGRPGYEATAGSIMFNGQDLLEMDTEERARDGLFLAFQYPVEIPGVSNMEFLKASVDAKRKHKGLPELSSVEFMKLARETSKRVNLDASFLKRGVNEGFSGGEKKRNEIMQMMLLEPQLCILDETDSGLDIDALQVVADGVNAMRDGQRSFIVVTHYQRLLDYIVPDYVHVLAGGRIVKSGDKSLALELEAKGYGWIENEVA